A region from the uncultured Macellibacteroides sp. genome encodes:
- a CDS encoding response regulator transcription factor, producing MNTKLKCLLLDDELPGLTYLKMLCEQIPQLEVVKAFNRPDLFIEESSKLDFDLCILDIEMPQTNGIQIAELLKHKLIIFTTAHKEYAAEAFDLDAVDFVRKPIQLERLQSAVNKAFKRIPYTKYGEKFINLNTDKGKSLIFFDQLCYIKASVIDSRDKNVLLKDGSKICLKNISFEKLQTILPPNKFCRINKQEIIALDIVQHFSVDQITSALTCEQNKPQIFYLSEVYRKNFLEKVKI from the coding sequence TTGAATACAAAGTTAAAGTGCTTGCTGCTCGATGATGAATTACCGGGGCTGACCTATTTAAAGATGCTCTGCGAACAAATTCCGCAGTTGGAAGTAGTAAAAGCTTTCAACCGCCCCGATTTATTTATTGAAGAATCATCCAAACTGGATTTCGACCTTTGTATTTTGGACATCGAAATGCCTCAGACAAACGGAATTCAAATAGCTGAACTGCTCAAGCACAAACTTATCATTTTCACCACTGCGCACAAAGAATATGCAGCAGAAGCATTTGATTTGGACGCCGTTGATTTTGTACGAAAACCCATTCAGTTGGAAAGGCTCCAAAGCGCTGTAAACAAAGCTTTCAAACGAATACCCTACACCAAGTACGGAGAAAAATTTATTAATCTGAACACGGACAAAGGAAAATCATTGATATTTTTTGATCAACTGTGCTACATAAAAGCTTCTGTCATTGATAGCCGGGATAAAAATGTGCTGCTTAAAGATGGGTCAAAAATTTGTCTAAAAAATATCTCTTTCGAAAAACTACAAACAATACTGCCTCCGAATAAGTTTTGTCGGATCAATAAGCAGGAAATCATCGCACTTGACATTGTTCAACATTTTTCTGTCGACCAAATAACGTCTGCCCTTACCTGTGAACAAAACAAACCTCAAATATTTTATTTAAGCGAAGTGTATCGGAAAAATTTTCTTGAAAAGGTGAAAATCTGA
- a CDS encoding transposase, translated as MEEQYRLFLSDFYEWDQREHADKWVLFPENIGSHLSLDETALTYDELYTILTNKQAKGKKGSIVAIVKGTMASDVLDVLNRINHSKRLKVKEVTIDMAANMEMIVRRAFPKATLVTDRFHVQKLATEALQDIRVVHRWEAIEQESKEMELAKEAGRKYSPEILKNGETRKQLLARSRYLLFKTENKWTPNQRARAEVLFHWYPSLERSYNLTMQLRHIYHTVKEKVVAFTRLAHWYEQIEQAGFKQFNTVKRSISAHYQTIINYFDNRSTNASAESFNAKIKSFRACLRGVKNISYFLFRLTNIYA; from the coding sequence TTGGAAGAACAATACCGGCTCTTCTTATCTGACTTCTATGAGTGGGACCAACGGGAACACGCAGACAAATGGGTTCTTTTCCCCGAAAACATTGGCTCCCATCTGAGTCTGGATGAAACGGCTCTGACTTATGATGAACTTTATACGATTCTCACCAATAAGCAAGCCAAAGGTAAAAAAGGAAGTATCGTCGCTATCGTAAAAGGGACCATGGCCTCTGATGTTCTTGACGTTTTAAACAGAATCAATCATTCTAAACGACTAAAAGTCAAAGAAGTTACAATCGATATGGCCGCCAATATGGAGATGATCGTTCGGCGGGCGTTTCCCAAAGCAACTCTTGTTACCGACCGTTTTCATGTACAAAAGCTAGCCACTGAAGCATTGCAGGACATCCGTGTGGTACATCGCTGGGAGGCAATCGAACAGGAAAGTAAAGAGATGGAGTTAGCTAAAGAAGCCGGAAGAAAGTATTCTCCTGAAATTCTGAAAAACGGTGAAACCCGTAAACAACTTTTGGCAAGAAGCCGCTACCTGCTATTTAAAACAGAGAATAAATGGACTCCGAATCAAAGGGCCAGAGCTGAAGTCCTTTTTCATTGGTATCCTTCCCTGGAAAGATCTTACAACCTGACCATGCAGCTCAGACATATCTATCATACCGTGAAAGAAAAAGTAGTTGCGTTTACTCGTCTGGCACACTGGTATGAACAGATTGAACAAGCGGGGTTTAAACAGTTCAACACTGTAAAAAGATCAATCTCGGCACACTATCAAACAATCATCAATTACTTTGACAATCGGTCGACAAATGCTTCGGCTGAATCTTTCAACGCTAAAATAAAAAGTTTCAGGGCATGCCTGAGAGGGGTAAAGAATATTTCCTATTTTCTTTTTAGATTAACCAATATTTATGCATAG
- a CDS encoding DUF4831 family protein → MKNFIVIASLLLTVPLIAQTKVVKKNAVKSNNFGVTYALPLTTFIVDAEVTKVTSKAGPYYKYAEKYLGVKEVITEDKTLYLIDKITLQNKGIPDKDNTFIIEFKSGTLAPYVYLTEEGMLCTINAEFETLQNQADSVKKKKAAPASVTPASVLSEELLMAGSTAKQAEVAAKQIYRIRESRLNILTGEADNLPPDGEAMKLVIEQLEQQERALTNLFTGVVTKESSNSTFTIHPTGDMDKEILFRFSDLLGVLDADDLGGAPVYLNLTATEKAPVLDPKEAEKKEKSMKGIIYNIPGKASIEIKLNNKTLYKGEEQVTQFGSKESLAPSMLEDKKAPVKVYFYPETGAIKQIIQ, encoded by the coding sequence ATGAAAAATTTTATTGTCATAGCCAGTCTGCTACTCACTGTACCTCTTATTGCGCAGACCAAAGTGGTAAAAAAGAATGCTGTTAAAAGCAACAATTTCGGCGTTACATACGCACTTCCGCTTACAACTTTTATTGTTGATGCCGAAGTGACCAAAGTAACAAGTAAGGCGGGTCCCTATTACAAATACGCAGAGAAATATCTGGGAGTAAAAGAGGTTATAACAGAAGACAAAACGCTCTATTTAATTGACAAAATTACGCTGCAGAATAAAGGTATTCCGGATAAAGACAACACGTTTATTATAGAATTCAAATCCGGCACGTTGGCTCCGTACGTTTATCTTACTGAAGAAGGAATGTTGTGTACCATCAACGCTGAATTTGAAACACTGCAAAACCAAGCCGACTCCGTTAAAAAGAAAAAGGCTGCGCCGGCTAGTGTAACGCCGGCATCTGTACTCTCTGAAGAATTGTTAATGGCCGGTTCAACTGCAAAACAAGCAGAGGTTGCTGCAAAACAAATTTATCGCATAAGAGAAAGTCGTCTTAATATTCTTACCGGCGAAGCAGACAATCTTCCTCCCGATGGTGAAGCAATGAAACTGGTTATAGAACAACTTGAGCAGCAGGAAAGAGCCTTGACTAATTTGTTTACCGGGGTTGTTACAAAAGAATCTTCTAATAGTACGTTTACAATCCATCCCACAGGAGACATGGATAAGGAGATATTGTTCCGTTTTTCTGATTTATTAGGAGTTCTGGATGCAGACGATCTGGGAGGGGCTCCTGTCTATCTAAACCTAACTGCAACAGAAAAAGCGCCGGTTCTAGATCCTAAAGAAGCCGAAAAGAAAGAAAAATCGATGAAGGGTATAATTTATAATATCCCCGGCAAGGCTTCTATTGAAATAAAACTTAACAACAAAACTTTATACAAAGGAGAAGAACAGGTTACTCAGTTCGGAAGCAAGGAATCATTAGCCCCCTCCATGCTCGAAGACAAGAAAGCGCCGGTTAAGGTTTACTTTTATCCTGAAACAGGAGCTATCAAGCAGATCATTCAATAA
- a CDS encoding peptide MFS transporter, whose translation MFKGHPKGLIIASIANMGERFGFYTMMAILLLFLQAKFGLDPIEAGKIYSTFYFLIYVLALVGGIVADRWLGLGKTIFSGIILMFIGYMVISIPGTGMYPVLGGLLVIALGNGLFKGNLQALVGNLYDDPKYSHLRDRAFSIFYMCINVGAIFAPHAATGIRNWWLTTHGLAYNGALPKMCHELINGNLADTAVMQNLANEVSGSQVTDLTAFATTYLDVFNTGYHFAFAIAAGSMLLSMLVYSFCKKYLAPGDVTAVQQASAAAANGVKIEKMPWIEEKKRLLALGFVFLIVIFFWMSFHQNGVTLTLFARDYTATHVGPGTSLIFNIFSLMGIAVGVGGLIIAFSKVKLLNRILGVAAFIAGAAIAVNYYNEFAAADGSPISPEIFQSFNPLFVVTLTPLIVGFFAWLNKRGIEPSAPRKIGIGMFLAAGSFLIMIIGSLGLVAPKDLVEGTDAERISAYWLIATYFSLTISELFLSPMGISFVSKVAPPRFKGLMQGGWLCATALGNQLLFIGTIIWSKAEIWQVWIFFTICCVISGSIIFALMKRLEAVAK comes from the coding sequence ATGTTTAAAGGACATCCTAAAGGACTTATCATCGCCTCCATAGCGAACATGGGTGAACGTTTTGGTTTCTATACCATGATGGCTATTCTGTTGCTATTCTTACAAGCCAAATTCGGACTCGATCCGATTGAAGCCGGAAAAATCTACTCTACGTTTTATTTTCTCATTTATGTGTTAGCTCTTGTGGGTGGTATTGTTGCCGACCGTTGGCTGGGATTGGGAAAAACCATTTTTTCAGGGATTATCCTGATGTTTATCGGTTATATGGTGATTTCAATTCCTGGGACAGGTATGTACCCTGTACTTGGGGGATTATTGGTTATTGCCCTTGGTAATGGTTTATTTAAAGGAAATCTGCAAGCACTTGTTGGTAATCTTTATGACGATCCTAAATACAGTCACCTTCGCGACCGCGCCTTTAGTATTTTTTACATGTGTATCAATGTTGGTGCTATTTTCGCACCACATGCAGCAACTGGGATTCGTAACTGGTGGCTTACGACTCATGGTTTAGCTTATAATGGTGCTCTTCCAAAAATGTGTCACGAATTGATTAACGGAAATCTGGCTGATACTGCTGTTATGCAAAACCTTGCTAACGAAGTAAGTGGTTCGCAGGTTACAGATCTTACAGCATTTGCAACTACATATCTTGATGTATTTAACACTGGATACCATTTTGCTTTTGCAATTGCCGCAGGCTCCATGCTTCTTTCCATGCTCGTTTATAGTTTCTGCAAAAAATACCTTGCTCCAGGTGATGTTACAGCTGTACAACAGGCATCTGCCGCTGCAGCAAACGGTGTTAAGATTGAAAAAATGCCTTGGATAGAAGAGAAAAAACGGTTACTGGCGTTAGGATTTGTATTTCTTATTGTTATTTTCTTCTGGATGTCTTTCCACCAGAATGGTGTAACACTTACATTATTTGCCAGAGATTATACAGCAACACATGTTGGACCGGGCACGAGCCTCATATTCAATATATTCTCATTGATGGGTATTGCTGTTGGTGTTGGCGGACTTATTATTGCATTTTCTAAAGTTAAACTATTGAACCGTATACTTGGTGTTGCAGCATTCATCGCTGGTGCTGCTATTGCTGTAAATTACTACAATGAATTTGCGGCTGCTGACGGCTCACCTATTTCTCCTGAGATATTCCAGTCGTTCAACCCACTCTTTGTGGTAACACTTACCCCTTTGATCGTTGGGTTCTTTGCCTGGCTTAATAAAAGAGGTATCGAACCTTCGGCTCCGCGTAAAATCGGAATTGGTATGTTTCTTGCTGCCGGTTCTTTTTTAATTATGATAATCGGATCGCTTGGACTAGTTGCTCCAAAAGATTTAGTTGAAGGAACAGATGCAGAAAGAATATCGGCCTATTGGTTAATCGCCACCTATTTTTCACTGACTATCTCCGAACTGTTCTTAAGTCCGATGGGTATCTCTTTCGTTTCGAAAGTTGCCCCTCCCCGCTTTAAGGGATTGATGCAAGGTGGATGGTTGTGTGCAACGGCTTTAGGCAATCAACTATTGTTTATTGGTACCATTATTTGGAGCAAAGCCGAAATATGGCAAGTGTGGATATTCTTCACAATTTGCTGTGTCATTTCCGGATCAATCATCTTTGCCCTAATGAAACGTCTCGAAGCAGTGGCGAAATAA
- a CDS encoding cation:proton antiporter has translation MLNKFKNIFFYVLIIGSFSALIYWIDFMGSKQEIVSEIVRPTSEKTHWGEFLHSLLQNIGHPLAILLAQIVTIILVARIFGWICKKIGQPTVIGEIIAGIVLGPSLLGMYFPEFSAYLFPVQSLGNLNFLSQIGLILFMFIVGMEIDINVLKNKAHDAIVISHASIIVPFSLGMGLAYFIYQSFAPAGVTFSSFGLFIGIAMSITAFPVLARIVQERGIHKTRLGTVVITCAAADDITGWSILAAVIAIAKAGSFVSSLYTILLAVGYVLFMIKIVRPFLKRVGDLHTSSANLSKSIVAIFIVTLILSSWTTEVIGIHALFGAFMAGAIMPTNQKFRNIFIERIEDIALVLLLPLFFVFTGLRTEIGLLNDVHLWKITGLIILVAIIGKFVGSAMAARFVKQSWKDSLTIGALMNTRGLMELVVLNIGYDLGILTPKIFAMMVIMALVTTFMTGPALNLINWLFKSKAEDKMNEISRISKFKILVSFGNPENGKIMVRLANCLIKKTNSNSAITAMHLFPSSKSHQFNLEAYENESFAPIFEESKYLNQKITTLFKVTNDIESDITEVANEGEYDLLLIGIGQSIFEGSLLGKILGFTTRIINPDRLINQVTGRESIFENSPFDERTRSIIAKSKVTVGILIDRGFSKTDRICIPVISPTDEFLIGFAQKLINFSESQISFIDFNEHIHKNPALKESIRAIEQIAPNHVRLISEGKISPDFLKEQTLMLISVESWKQLIETKHNWLTTIPSTLIIAEKE, from the coding sequence ATGCTTAATAAATTTAAAAATATTTTCTTTTACGTGCTGATTATCGGCAGTTTTTCGGCATTAATCTATTGGATTGATTTTATGGGGTCCAAGCAGGAAATAGTATCGGAAATCGTTCGACCTACTTCCGAAAAAACGCATTGGGGAGAATTTCTGCATTCGTTGTTACAGAATATCGGCCATCCACTTGCTATTTTGTTGGCACAAATTGTAACTATTATATTGGTGGCGCGCATATTCGGATGGATTTGTAAAAAGATAGGACAGCCAACAGTAATCGGTGAAATTATAGCAGGTATTGTGCTGGGACCTTCATTGCTTGGTATGTATTTCCCTGAGTTCTCAGCATACCTTTTCCCGGTTCAATCACTCGGCAACCTGAACTTTTTAAGCCAAATAGGTCTGATCCTGTTTATGTTCATAGTTGGCATGGAGATAGACATAAATGTATTAAAAAATAAAGCTCACGACGCGATAGTGATAAGCCATGCCAGCATTATCGTACCATTTTCGTTGGGCATGGGGCTGGCTTACTTTATATACCAGTCGTTCGCACCTGCAGGAGTAACGTTCAGTTCGTTCGGGCTGTTCATTGGCATTGCCATGAGTATAACTGCATTTCCAGTATTGGCTAGGATTGTGCAGGAAAGAGGAATTCATAAAACGCGCTTGGGAACCGTGGTGATTACCTGTGCGGCAGCAGATGACATTACAGGCTGGAGCATTTTGGCCGCCGTTATAGCCATTGCCAAAGCTGGGTCGTTTGTTAGTTCACTTTATACCATTTTGCTGGCTGTGGGTTATGTACTTTTTATGATTAAAATTGTGCGGCCGTTTTTAAAACGCGTTGGCGATTTACATACTTCAAGTGCCAATTTGAGCAAATCGATAGTGGCCATTTTCATTGTAACACTTATTCTATCTTCCTGGACCACAGAAGTAATAGGAATTCATGCCTTATTCGGAGCCTTTATGGCCGGTGCCATTATGCCTACAAACCAGAAATTCAGAAATATCTTTATTGAAAGAATTGAGGATATTGCTCTCGTGTTATTATTACCTCTGTTCTTTGTTTTCACTGGTTTACGAACTGAAATAGGATTGTTGAACGATGTTCATCTATGGAAAATTACTGGTTTAATCATTCTAGTTGCCATAATCGGTAAATTTGTTGGCAGTGCTATGGCAGCCCGATTTGTAAAACAAAGCTGGAAAGACAGTCTTACTATTGGTGCTTTAATGAACACACGTGGATTAATGGAGTTGGTGGTTCTGAATATCGGATACGACTTAGGCATACTGACACCCAAAATATTTGCCATGATGGTAATTATGGCTTTGGTAACCACCTTTATGACCGGACCAGCACTGAATTTAATCAACTGGCTGTTTAAATCGAAGGCAGAAGATAAGATGAACGAGATTAGCCGGATTAGTAAATTCAAAATACTGGTGTCGTTTGGCAACCCCGAAAATGGTAAAATCATGGTACGGCTAGCCAATTGCCTGATAAAGAAAACAAACAGCAATTCGGCTATAACCGCTATGCACTTGTTCCCGAGTTCTAAATCTCATCAATTTAATCTGGAAGCCTACGAGAACGAAAGTTTTGCTCCGATTTTTGAAGAATCAAAATATCTGAATCAAAAAATCACAACGCTGTTTAAGGTAACGAATGATATAGAATCGGATATTACCGAAGTAGCCAACGAAGGGGAATATGATTTACTGCTAATTGGAATAGGGCAATCAATATTCGAAGGAAGCTTACTGGGTAAAATACTGGGGTTTACCACCCGGATTATCAATCCTGACAGACTGATTAATCAGGTAACGGGTAGAGAAAGTATCTTTGAAAATTCGCCTTTCGACGAGCGGACGCGATCTATTATTGCTAAAAGTAAGGTGACAGTGGGTATACTGATTGACAGAGGGTTCAGCAAAACCGACAGGATTTGTATTCCTGTGATTAGTCCAACCGATGAATTTCTGATTGGATTTGCTCAAAAACTCATTAATTTCTCCGAATCACAAATATCATTTATCGATTTCAACGAACACATTCATAAAAACCCAGCACTAAAGGAATCAATTCGCGCTATCGAACAAATTGCACCTAATCACGTGCGTCTGATAAGTGAAGGGAAAATTAGTCCCGATTTTCTGAAAGAGCAAACTTTAATGCTTATTAGTGTTGAAAGCTGGAAGCAGCTTATAGAAACGAAGCATAACTGGCTTACAACCATACCTTCAACCTTGATTATTGCTGAGAAAGAATAA
- a CDS encoding flavodoxin, translating into MKKRLVAYYSRRGQNYVSGSLIELTQGNTEVIAKKIQALTNSDIFEIDTVLKYPKDYMETTRVAKKELNADARPELTETVDNIDDYDTIYLGYPNWWGTFPMAIFTFLESYNFSGKTIIPFCTHEGSGMCGLGDIQLVCPEANVNKGIAIKGSNVHRADTESTIKNWLEKL; encoded by the coding sequence ATGAAAAAAAGATTAGTGGCATATTATTCTCGCCGAGGGCAGAATTATGTAAGTGGAAGTCTGATCGAGTTGACTCAAGGCAATACAGAAGTAATAGCAAAAAAGATACAAGCACTCACTAATAGCGATATTTTTGAAATTGATACAGTTTTAAAATATCCCAAAGATTATATGGAAACCACAAGAGTTGCAAAAAAAGAATTGAATGCTGATGCACGTCCGGAATTAACCGAGACCGTTGATAATATAGATGACTATGACACCATATATCTCGGCTATCCAAACTGGTGGGGTACATTCCCGATGGCCATATTTACATTTTTGGAATCTTATAACTTTTCCGGAAAAACCATTATCCCATTTTGCACTCACGAAGGAAGTGGTATGTGTGGGTTGGGAGACATACAGTTAGTATGTCCTGAAGCTAATGTAAATAAGGGAATTGCAATAAAAGGGAGCAATGTTCATAGAGCAGATACTGAAAGTACGATTAAAAACTGGCTTGAAAAATTATAA
- a CDS encoding histidine kinase translates to MVSIALLITILILIVVTALAVYLFFQLRESKKKQQDISLRFQELKNQVNPLQLEALEAKLNPHLFKNILNSIQSHAYQTYFTIDKLANVLDYILYESRKEFVSAKEEIQFALNLIEINKIKVSPLFDLKVKTKVNNAEPMYEQKLLAPLISIDLIENAFKHADIQSPDAFIYITLEFKDNHFEIKVANKISSKPAMKKEKGGIGIKTLEQRLQIIYDTNFKLDSYIEDNVYVAHLNIDLFEYKVKVLAAR, encoded by the coding sequence ATGGTATCAATAGCACTGCTTATTACTATACTAATTCTGATAGTGGTTACCGCGCTAGCTGTTTATTTGTTTTTCCAACTTCGCGAATCTAAAAAAAAACAACAAGATATTAGTTTACGTTTTCAGGAATTGAAAAATCAGGTTAATCCGTTGCAACTTGAAGCATTGGAGGCTAAATTAAATCCACATCTGTTTAAAAATATCTTGAACTCTATACAGTCGCATGCCTATCAGACTTACTTTACAATCGACAAACTAGCTAATGTACTGGATTATATACTGTATGAAAGTCGTAAAGAGTTTGTGAGTGCTAAGGAAGAAATTCAGTTTGCGTTAAACCTTATTGAGATAAATAAAATAAAAGTAAGCCCGTTGTTCGACTTGAAAGTGAAAACCAAAGTGAATAATGCGGAACCAATGTATGAGCAAAAACTGTTAGCCCCTTTAATCTCAATCGATTTGATTGAAAACGCTTTTAAACATGCCGATATACAAAGTCCCGATGCTTTTATTTACATAACCCTGGAGTTTAAAGACAATCATTTTGAGATAAAGGTGGCCAATAAAATATCATCAAAACCTGCGATGAAAAAAGAAAAAGGTGGAATTGGAATAAAGACACTGGAACAGCGGCTACAAATTATTTATGACACTAATTTTAAGCTCGACAGTTATATTGAAGACAATGTATATGTTGCACATTTAAATATCGATCTCTTTGAATACAAAGTTAAAGTGCTTGCTGCTCGATGA
- a CDS encoding aldo/keto reductase produces the protein MKTRKLGTQGLEVSALGLGCMGLSFGYGPATEKQDAIKLIRKAYELGITFFDTAEVYGPYTNEEVVGEAITPFRNDVVVATKFGFHFEGGRANGVNSKPDYIRQAVEGSLKRLNVEAIDLLYQHRIDPNVPIEDVAGTVRELIQEGKVKYFGMSEAGATNIRKAHAIQPVSALQSEYSMWWREPETKTFATLEELGIGFVPFSPLGKGFLTGKIDVNTAFDANDFRNAIPRFDAENRKVNQVLVELITQIAQEKEATPAQVALAWIHAQKEWIVPIPGTTKIHRLEENTEAINLELNKTDLSLIETALANIDIIGHRYPESSEKMIDND, from the coding sequence ATGAAAACAAGAAAATTAGGAACTCAAGGCTTAGAAGTTTCAGCATTAGGACTAGGATGTATGGGCTTAAGTTTTGGTTACGGCCCTGCAACAGAAAAACAAGATGCTATCAAGTTAATTAGAAAAGCGTACGAGTTAGGTATAACCTTTTTTGACACGGCCGAAGTATACGGTCCTTATACAAACGAAGAAGTTGTTGGCGAAGCAATAACTCCATTTAGGAACGATGTTGTAGTGGCTACTAAATTTGGATTTCACTTTGAAGGTGGTCGGGCAAACGGGGTAAACAGTAAACCTGATTACATCCGTCAGGCTGTTGAAGGTTCATTAAAGAGATTGAATGTTGAAGCCATTGATTTGCTATACCAACACCGAATTGACCCTAATGTTCCAATTGAGGATGTTGCCGGCACGGTAAGAGAATTGATTCAGGAAGGGAAAGTGAAATACTTCGGTATGTCTGAAGCTGGAGCGACTAACATACGTAAAGCGCATGCTATTCAGCCAGTATCGGCCTTGCAAAGCGAATACTCTATGTGGTGGCGTGAGCCCGAAACTAAAACTTTTGCAACACTGGAGGAATTAGGAATTGGTTTTGTTCCTTTCAGTCCGCTGGGTAAAGGCTTCTTAACTGGTAAAATTGATGTGAATACAGCCTTCGATGCTAACGACTTTCGCAATGCTATTCCTCGCTTTGATGCGGAAAACAGAAAAGTAAATCAAGTCTTAGTTGAGCTTATCACTCAAATTGCTCAGGAAAAAGAGGCAACACCGGCACAAGTTGCTTTAGCATGGATTCATGCTCAAAAAGAGTGGATTGTACCCATCCCCGGAACAACAAAAATACACCGTTTGGAAGAAAATACGGAAGCTATAAATCTTGAATTAAATAAGACCGATTTAAGTTTGATTGAAACAGCATTAGCAAATATTGATATTATTGGGCATCGCTACCCAGAAAGCAGCGAAAAAATGATTGACAACGATTAA